Proteins from a genomic interval of Garra rufa chromosome 4, GarRuf1.0, whole genome shotgun sequence:
- the apex1 gene encoding DNA repair nuclease APEX1 isoform X2 — MPKRAKKNEEAVDGETGNGAEPAKKEKKGKETEAPILYEDPPDKMTSKDGRAANMKITSWNVDGLRAWVKKNGLDWVRKEDPDVLCLQETKCAEKALPSDITDMPEYPHKYWAGSEDKEGYSGVAMLCKTEPLNVTYGIGKEEHDKEGRVITAEFPSFFLVTAYVPNASRGLVRLDYRKTWDVDFRAYLSGLDQRKPLVLCGDLNVAHQEIDLKNPKGNRKNAGFTPEEREGFTKLLEAGFTDSFRELYPDQAYAYTFWTYMMNARGKNVGWRLDYFLLSSALLPGLCDSKIRNTAMGSDHCPITLYLAV, encoded by the exons ATGCCTAAAAGAGCCAAGAAGAATGAGGAAGCTGTGGATGGGGAGACTGGCAATGGAGCTG AACctgcaaagaaagagaaaaagGGGAAAGAGACAGAGGCCCCAATTCTGTACGAAGATCCTCCAGATAAGATGACCAGTAAGGATGGTCGAGCGGCCAACATGAAGATCACCTCCTGGAACGTGGACGGTCTGCGTGCGTGGGTCAAAAAGAACGGCCTTGAT TGGGTGCGTAAGGAGGATCCAGATGTGCTGTGTCTGCAGGAAACTAAGTGCGCTGAGAAAGCCCTGCCGTCTGATATCACTGACATGCCCGAGTATCCGCACAAGTACTGGGCTGGATCAGAGGACAAGGAGGGTTACAGCGGAGTGGCCATGCTTTGCAAAACTGAACCTCTCAATGTCACCTACGGTATTG GTAAAGAGGAACATGATAAAGAGGGACGGGTTATTACTGCTGAGTTTCCGTCTTTCTTCCTGGTCACCGCATATGTGCCCAATGCCAGCCGTGGTCTGGTGCGGCTTGACTACCGCAAGACCTGGGATGTGGATTTCCGGGCCTACCTGAGCGGCTTGGATCAACGCAAACCCCTGGTGCTGTGTGGAGATCTGAATGTGGCCCACCAAGAGATTGATCTCAAAAACCCCAAGGGTAACCGCAAGAATGCAGGCTTCACCCCTGAGGAACGCGAGGGCTTCACCAAACTTCTCGAGGCCGGTTTTACCGACAGTTTCCGGGAGCTGTATCCGGACCAAGCCTATGCCTACACCTTCTGGACCTACATGATGAACGCTCGAGGCAAAAACGTTGGTTGGCGTTTGGACTATTTTCTGCTGTCGTCTGCTTTGCTTCCAGGTCTGTGTGACAGCAAGATCCGAAACACGGCCATGGGAAGTGACCACTGTCCTATTACCCTGTATTTGGCTGTGTAG
- the apex1 gene encoding DNA repair nuclease APEX1 isoform X1, giving the protein MRFGLCSSRILCVRVCAFSFLRVCGVKTTVNMPKRAKKNEEAVDGETGNGAEPAKKEKKGKETEAPILYEDPPDKMTSKDGRAANMKITSWNVDGLRAWVKKNGLDWVRKEDPDVLCLQETKCAEKALPSDITDMPEYPHKYWAGSEDKEGYSGVAMLCKTEPLNVTYGIGKEEHDKEGRVITAEFPSFFLVTAYVPNASRGLVRLDYRKTWDVDFRAYLSGLDQRKPLVLCGDLNVAHQEIDLKNPKGNRKNAGFTPEEREGFTKLLEAGFTDSFRELYPDQAYAYTFWTYMMNARGKNVGWRLDYFLLSSALLPGLCDSKIRNTAMGSDHCPITLYLAV; this is encoded by the exons ATGCGTTTTGGTTTATGCAGTTCACGCATTTTAT GTGTTCGTGTGTGTGCTTTCAGTTTCTTACGTGTGTGTGGTGTTAAAACAACTGTAAACATGCCTAAAAGAGCCAAGAAGAATGAGGAAGCTGTGGATGGGGAGACTGGCAATGGAGCTG AACctgcaaagaaagagaaaaagGGGAAAGAGACAGAGGCCCCAATTCTGTACGAAGATCCTCCAGATAAGATGACCAGTAAGGATGGTCGAGCGGCCAACATGAAGATCACCTCCTGGAACGTGGACGGTCTGCGTGCGTGGGTCAAAAAGAACGGCCTTGAT TGGGTGCGTAAGGAGGATCCAGATGTGCTGTGTCTGCAGGAAACTAAGTGCGCTGAGAAAGCCCTGCCGTCTGATATCACTGACATGCCCGAGTATCCGCACAAGTACTGGGCTGGATCAGAGGACAAGGAGGGTTACAGCGGAGTGGCCATGCTTTGCAAAACTGAACCTCTCAATGTCACCTACGGTATTG GTAAAGAGGAACATGATAAAGAGGGACGGGTTATTACTGCTGAGTTTCCGTCTTTCTTCCTGGTCACCGCATATGTGCCCAATGCCAGCCGTGGTCTGGTGCGGCTTGACTACCGCAAGACCTGGGATGTGGATTTCCGGGCCTACCTGAGCGGCTTGGATCAACGCAAACCCCTGGTGCTGTGTGGAGATCTGAATGTGGCCCACCAAGAGATTGATCTCAAAAACCCCAAGGGTAACCGCAAGAATGCAGGCTTCACCCCTGAGGAACGCGAGGGCTTCACCAAACTTCTCGAGGCCGGTTTTACCGACAGTTTCCGGGAGCTGTATCCGGACCAAGCCTATGCCTACACCTTCTGGACCTACATGATGAACGCTCGAGGCAAAAACGTTGGTTGGCGTTTGGACTATTTTCTGCTGTCGTCTGCTTTGCTTCCAGGTCTGTGTGACAGCAAGATCCGAAACACGGCCATGGGAAGTGACCACTGTCCTATTACCCTGTATTTGGCTGTGTAG
- the osgep gene encoding tRNA N6-adenosine threonylcarbamoyltransferase, whose product MTVVIGFEGSANKIGIGIIRDGEVLSNPRRTYITPPGQGFLPGETAKHHRSVILTVLQEALDEAGLKAADIDCVAYTKGPGMGAPLVTVAIVARTVALLWGKPLLGVNHCVGHIEMGRLITNAQNPTVLYVSGGNTQVIAYSERRYRIFGETIDIAVGNCLDRFARVIKISNDPSPGYNIEQMAKKGTKYIELPYTVKGMDVSFSGILSYIEDAAHKLLSTDQCTPEDLCFSLQETLFAMLVEITERAMAHCGSQEVLIVGGVGCNLRLQEMMEVMCKERGARLFATDERFCIDNGAMIAQAGWEMFRSGQVTELSDSWITQRYRTDEVEVTWRD is encoded by the exons ATGACTGTGGTGATTGGATTTGAGGGCAGCGCTAATAAGATTGGCATTGGTATCATCAGAGATGGGGAAGTTCTGTCAAACCCCAGGCGCACTTACATCACCCCACCTGGCCAAG GGTTCCTACCTGGTGAGACGGCCAAACACCATCGTAGTGTGATTCTCACTGTCCTCCAGGAGGCACTAGATGAAGCGGGGCTGAAAGCTGCAGATATTGACTGTGTGGCATACACTAAAG GGCCTGGAATGGGAGCTCCTCTGGTAACAGTGGCGATTGTGGCAAGGACAGTCGCCCTGTTGTGGGGAAAGCCATTGTTGGGGGTAAACCACTGTGTTGGGCACATAGAAATGGGCCGTTTGATCACCAACGCCCAAAACCCCACTGTGCTTTATGTGAGTGGAGGAAATACTCAG GTCATTGCATATTCTGAACGACGTTACAGAATATTTGGAGAAACTATTGATATTGCTGTGGGAAACTGCCTGGACCGGTTTGCCAGAGTCATCAAG ATATCAAATGATCCCAGTCCTGGTTACAACATTGAACAGATGGCAAAGAA GGGCACCAAGTATATAGAGCTGCCATATACAGTGAAGGGTATGGATGTGTCATTTTCAGGGATTTTGTCCTATATAGAG GATGCTGCTCACAAACTGTTGAGTACAGATCAATGCACGCCTGAGGATTTGTGTTTCTCCCTACAA GAGACTCTGTTCGCTATGCTGGTGGAGATCACAGAAAGAGCCATGGCTCACTGCGGCTCTCAGGAGGTTCTGATCGTTGGTGGAGTCGGCT GTAACCTGCGCCTGCAGGAGATGATGGAGGTCATGTGTAAGGAGAGAGGTGCTCGACTTTTTGCCACAGATGAGAG GTTTTGTATAGACAATGGAGCAATGATTGCACAGGCCGGATGGGAAATGTTCCGCTCAGGTCAGGTCACAGAGCTGTCAGACTCATGGATTACACAAAG GTACAGAACCGATGAAGTGGAGGTCACATGGAGGGACTGA